A segment of the Excalfactoria chinensis isolate bCotChi1 chromosome Z, bCotChi1.hap2, whole genome shotgun sequence genome:
ATATACTCCAGGAAACAGGCTCTGTGTAGATGAAATCATGcacattttcattaaatttccTAAgaagtgcagcactgcacatgTAAACAACATGGCTTTGAAACTAGCCATGAAAAACAGCCACAACTGAGAATGTGGGAATGGGATCTGTGCAGGAAAGCACTAGTGCACATCTTTTGAGAAAATgtatggctttctttttttagctgTAAGCACTCTTAGCTTGGAAAGACTTCTGTGTTAAATTTTCTACCTGGATTTAAGATTTCGTGTTCacaatttcattcatttatatttgaaaacaatttataTTCAGAATGGTATTTTACTATGTATGTCTTAATTTCCAGAAAAATTCTAAGTGGAAGAAATAGTAGAAGGTTTCAGGTCAAGGACATCACATACCGCTGACCCAGTAACGCAGTGGTGACAAAATACAGGTTGCTCCAAAATACTATCGTGACAAGCAAAAGGATCTGCTGactctttacatttttttctttacctctcTTTCTTCGCCTTACAGACTCTTTACCCTTCTTtgaaaaaccaaagaaatattGTAAATATTGTTTGgctttttacctcttttttgTTCAGCAGCCATCTCTGTACCAAAGTCTCTATGCTTACGTGAGTAATTGAGACACTGTCTCTTTACAGATAATTTCTGCAATCTCACAGATGACTGAAAATTCATTGAAATCAAATGCTGGTTTGTAAACTCATATTGACTCTCTCTGagattctcttcctttcttcataaatagttcgtttttcttttgtaaactCAATAGCAGTTAGATGATTGACAGGCAACACAGTGATTAAGAGCTGAAATGCTGTCTTGCCAAAACATACACACATTTACCTGCAATTCGCACACTTGTCTATAATCTCACTTTGCCCTCTAGTGCCCACTCTGTTGTCTTCTGCGCTGTAAAGTACCCTGTTGACTGTAATACTTCGTGATTACGAAGGATAATTGTGAACCACAAAGGAAGCTTTTGGGGATAAGAGTTTCTGAATAATCTGTAAGCTATGAGTTAACATCTTTCTACTGCAGGAAAGTGAAGCAGAAAATCCTGTAATCCCTCATGAGAGAGCAGCTGAAGATATTTCATCCCATTTCCATGTTTCAGTAAAAATGGGGCTGTTTCAGTATCATTTTACTTCATTGCAGAAGTCTGCTCGAATGCCACAACCAGAACACTAAATAGGCTGAACATCCTTTTATTGTACAGGTTTGCAGaagtgcaaaaaacaaacaagcaggaaaTCAGCTTTCCAACAGTCTGGCAGAGGAACTATTCCAAGTGTTGTtagtagtttttttttgtggaatCTCAcgctttttcctttctgtttgtattGGATCATGGTAGCGTTGTTGGCAGGCTTTCCTTCTGGTATTTCGCTTCAGACCTATAGCTGTCATCATTTCCTTTAGCTTGCATCCGTAACTGGCAGAGAGGAGAGTATGGCTACCCTGCAAAAGAGACCTCTGTCACAGATAATGGTACTTGAGATCTGGATGATCATTGCTATTGTTTTCATCAATTCATTTTTATACAGACCCGCTTTTATTATCTGTACTTTGAATGCTACTATTCTGAATGGCTGCAGAACAGGAAGAGCTTTCAAATGTCTCCTCACCAGATGTTAAAAGCTACCCTTACTAATTTCAGCCCTCTGGGACTGAAATTTCCTTCTGTTAAGAACTAATCTCACCATCTCTCCCCTACCTCTTCATGTAGGACCCAGAAGTGTGTCCAGAGATGATCAGCTTTGGCCACAAAATACAGCTGCtttctttggctttttattattatcattttttaacaaaaattcAGTTGGTAATCTAGCCTGTATGAAACTCTGTATTCCCTCTTTCTAACATACAGCAAGCGACTACAGAAAACACATTAATTTGAAATGGAGTTACCCAGGGACAGTTTCCCAAGTGTAAAATCCTGTCTTACCCTTGCAGAAATTAGTGGACTTTTGCCCAGTAGAAGTAGTTTATGTTGAGTAAGTTGTTTGTATTTCTATTATTCGTCAAAGCTGTGTGGTCTAAGGGTGGAACTCTGCTGGAATACTGGCAGCGACATGTCTCTGTGAATGGATTTATGAGCAAAAGGCGAGAGGAAGATTTCATGCAACAAGAAAGCATAGCACCAAATCATAGTGAACTGGAATGGAATCAAGTCTGAGGTTGCAGTAGCCAGGATGAATATGCCCAGGAACAAGTAGGATGTGCTATTAGCTAATGTAACTTTAGGATAGTTTTACGTAGAAAAGTTAATTCAAATAAGCATGTGAAAGAAGTTAAAGTGAATTGGAAAGATGGCAGgatggggggtggggtggggggaataAACAAAACTTCCCCAGAAAGTTAGAGACGAGGTAAATAACTATTAAGTAGCAGCATACAACTGATAAGTATTGCAGAAATATAGTTATTGCAAACAGTTTTCTGTACAAATTCTTCTAGAATTATTTTATCCCTTTGAACAAAGCAAATGTTAGAGTGCATCAAATGtgttaaagaaaacattcttggaAAAGAGCATACAAAACTTGAAAGAATAAACAGCATCAACCTAAACTCCTTCCCATGGAGTAACCTCACTGAAAATTCATATGGGTCATTTTACAGGTAGTGTACACATAATGCCTGACAAAGAGAAGTCAACCAACATTGAACAATATACTACAATTTCAAAAATAACATTAGCAGCATAGTCATTCAAATATGATGAAAGTGAACTATAGAAGCATTGCCCCAAGATAGATCATAGTATTTAACTCTAAAGCTAAATTATATCAGGTCAGAATCTTTGTACCTTAGTTGTAAAGCTTCCTCGTGACTTTATCAGTCAATTGAAGACATCTCCTCATTTCTGCACGGCTGATCTCCCAGGAGCACAGGTTGTGTTGTTTCTCTTTAAGAAAGGAGTCTATCTTTTGGAAAtactttttcagtttcagcCTGTTGACTTCTTTACTCCACAAATAGTGAGTCTGTTTCTTGATTATGCATGCCTCCAATTGCTCAATTTGCTGATAGAGTCCATTTTGGAATTGTTCTAGAGCTGCCCCATCCCACGCAGCTAGAGTCAGATTTTTGCTAAAGATATAGAAGATGTGCTGCAAGATTTCTTCAATAGCTACTTTAACAGTTTCTTTCTGTCTGGGTTTTAGAACCTGCTCAGGAAATCTGAAGGACATTTTCTCTCTTAGACACTGTTGAGGAAACCTTTTGCCCATTTTGTCCAAAAGTTGCAGGCTGCTCTCAATcacttttctttgctgtaaagGAAGGTGATTACAGGTGAGACTTGAGATGGTGATGGTGCACAACAGAATGAGGCCAATTTGTATCAAGCCGAAAGTGTACATGATAAAGATAAGCAGCTGtgcttctcctttcctgtaTAAATCCCAAGTGATGGGCTGGATTGCTTTGAAGGTCATTCATAGGCTCCTGTTTCTTCAAAGTCTTGAAAATTAATTATTCTGTGGTAGAagttttctttcatcattttttggtttttaagGTTTTCCCCCTTGTGTACGCTTTTACACGTAccactttcattttctgctttatgacttcattgtctttttttttttaatgccactTTCTTATTATTTCAGCTGAATGCTAGAATGTGTATCTTACATCATCAATTCCCTCTTCTTCAAAAATTCTacaaagaatttaaaagaataacctacagaaatatctttattttctaaatagtTTAGCAGTGGGATAACACAGTGAAACATAGCCCTGTCAATGAAAAGTCAAGAACCTGCTGAATATTGATGTCATGTTGTCTCTTTAGCATGGTTTATACTCCCACAGTTCAGCTGAGCTTTGTCTACCTGTTTTCATTCAGGGAAATTACTTACTTTCTCCTCGTCTTTAATTCTGACATCCATTTGGAGACAGCAACAtaaaagacaagccatgttccgGATGGTCACGCAGATTGTTATGAGTGCAATTGCATAGCTAATGATGTTGACAATgctgaaaaatactgctttgtagTTAAGAATTTGCTCCCTTAATAGTATTATCATGctgtttgtatctgttgtgttttccatcaaaataaatagagggcactactttcagaacaacctaCGTATTTTACATGTATGTATGTCTGTGAATGTTTGTGTATTTACATTAATATAACAACacatgtatgtaaatatatatatatttatatatacatatattgtGGTAATTAAATGGGACTCACTCAGAGACTGTAAGCGCCATGAGAATACAAATACtaacactgaaacaaatataCTTTTTAATACGAGCAACTGATTAATGATTGTCAATGCCAGTAGAGCACAGGTCAGAATATAGATTTTAAATGGagagaaaatggagagaaaaggcaaaaattgCCCTAAAATTCAGCCGTTTGCTTACATTAACCATATAGTTCAGGACTATTAGTGCACTTGGAAACCTCACTcttgtctttcattttactttgatGAAAGATAGTCTTAAACTAACATTTAGCTGTTTCTTCACCCTGCCGTGCAAACAtccctgtttgcttttttttataaCAAGTAATGTTTCTTCCCCACTTGACCacctttattttacttttgtacTGAGCGGAGTAACCATTATACAACTTACAACACAGCCTTCCCTAATCATCCATCCTTAATGCttaattaagaaatatttcattaaaagtaATTACTAGAAGAGGCAGTTCAGTGCTATAAGGCTGCAGCCCAGAATGCTTTTGATCATTTCTCTGTCTGTGGCTGAAGCAAAACCCACACGAAGCtagaataaaaagaggaaacatgCTTACAAAGTACAGTTATATTTCCAAGTAGACCTAACAAGATCACTCTTATAAAGAGTTCCCACTCTTTGATTCCatgtgagcagctctgcccttaAAAGGTCATCTAACTACACAGATATTCATAAATTCATATGACTAGAGATAAATATATGCAAAACTTTATGCATTTCTAACACCTTTAAATTGTCGTAGATTGCTTCTCCAGGGAAGGTTTTTAATCTCACTGTAAAATGCAATGAATACTTGGGATGAGTATTTGCCATCCTTTAtcacattatttcttttatctcagGCACCAGTGAAAGCAGTCATTCAAAGTTCAGGCTACATTCATGCCAGCAAATGGAGCAGCACACAGGAACATTCCGGCAAAATAGGAAGATGGATTATCCAATCAAAATAAGCAGTTCCTCTCAACATGCACCTACCCCAGCTATCAGTTTCCTTTCTCCGTTAACTTGTTAAAACCACGCTGATCTTAATAAGTCAGCATGCCACTAAAGAGCCAAACAGGCTCAACTTGTCACTGTACATGGTATGTTAAACAGGGAATTGTGCTTTAATAACGTCCCTGCAATAAGTGCAAAAGGACGGATAAGaaatttatgtattattttttttacactaCAAAATCTGCCATATGAAGAATATGttaagtaatttaaaatgtttacagCACAGTTAATTTAGCTCACATACTACAGTTTCATTCATACTCAATATCACGGTTTGCACTAATGAGTTAAGGTCTCAGCCATGTGATGTTTCCAACTTGGCGTACTGATTCCTAGCATTCTGTTGACCTGTCCTAATCCAATTAAGTGTTTTATCCTATGCTGTACTaattcactgaaataatttgtgCAGTGTATACTTGATTTTGCAAAATATTGTTTCATAAGTTGCAATTCtacaaaactaacaaaaaaaagtgCTACAGATATTTGCAAGTAAAGAGATTTGAGAGTCTTcaactgagcagcagcaaagggaatTATTATAACTTATTCTTTAAgtatggaattaaaaaaaataaatacaacttcCTTTATGATACTTATGAATTGTCATCTTACTTATAAAAACTGCAGACTGGCTAgaattttttcatgtttaaagaGGAGCAGGAACAAGCTATAGGCTCAAGGGTATTTCCAAGGGACCGCGGAGATGGAGAGGTAGATGGAGAGGTAGATGGAGAGGTAGATGGAGAGGTGGATGGGGGAGATAAGACACCCATGTTCCACTCTCCCCATATGCTTTCTGCCTGAAGCCCTTCTTTTGCTGGCCCTCAGCACATGACACACCCAGGGAGGTCTCACCTTAGTGGGCAAGAGGAAGCAGATCCTTGTTAGCTTCATCCTGCAGGAAGCATAAGAAGAATGATGCTAAGAGGTGGGTGTGATCAGGAGTAGGACAGAGTTGGAGTGAAGGGGCCAGGCTGCTGGCTTCAGCCATTGCAAGGCTGAGTAGGGAATACTAGGGAAATGGGGGAATCTGCAGAAGTGAGGCTGCTCCTTCTCCCCATGCTAGGACTTTGGGATGGGAGGGAGCATCAtctttttctgatttctatGCCCCCCTATCTGATTTGTAGAGAATTTGAGTAGATAGGTTGTACTCTGTGCAGTCATTGGCTCCTGTGCAGTCATGTTCTGTGAAATGATGGCAGATCACGATGTGAGAGGTGGGCCTGAAATCCAGGAGATCTTGAAATGAGACAGAAGACATCAGAAGGCCTCAGGAGTTCTCAGACTGCTGGAAATATCCAAATGAATTTATCAtgacggtatctctgataaagcagattttattcACAATTGCAATGGCAGGTGTCCTGCAAGCAGGAGCACACACAGTAAACAGCATTAAATCTTTTCTGCTCCATTACGCAACACTTATCTCTTTCTCCCCTGGTTCCTCACTGGATGAGTTCTCCAGGTTCACAATCTTCCCAGCACTCATCTAAACATATGAATACTGGATAAACATAAAATTTTTGCCAGCTAGGCATATATTGCTAATTATTCAACTTCTCAGATTTGCTCACTCAACACTTGGTCACTATTTCTGGACATCTGCTTGTCCTTGGATAGAGATAAGTTTGGAAAGAGGATAGAGGGGAGAATCTTGACGCCTACCTGTTGCATCCTGACCTACCCACAGAGTAAAGCAATCCAGTCTTGTGTGGAGGCCCTGGCTTTTTTGATGTTTAcgtctctttttcttttgctgaggaTCTCTTACCCAAACAGAATAGCCTTACTCACTTAAGGGGCctatagcaaaaaaaaaaaaaaaaaaaaagaggcagacAAAAAGCTCTTTGTGGGGCTTTTTGAAGCAACCTAAAGTGCTTCACTTGAGCAGGGGACAGCTGGAAACTTGTGGGCAGGCTGTTGAGGTACCATGggtgcagccagcactgcccaccCTTGACCTTGATTAGGCCTCCAAGGAATCTCAGGGTGGGTGGATGCTACAGGGggcaaacaaaacaatcaaaggGTGGGGGAGGTCAGCCACTTCAGAACTGGCCCAGCTCTGCACCAACTTGCTTGGGAGACCAGCTCATTTATTGGCAGTCCGTGAGAAATCAAAGTGACCATGGTCTCCACTAGACAGAGAGCTCATCATAGGAAAGTCTGCAGTCTGCCTGGAGCCTGGATCAGGGATATCACCAGGATATTCTGCAAGCTGGTGTACTCGACAGACTGCTACCCACTACTGACAGGTGGAGAGGAAGCTGCGTACCATAGACTGAGGGGAATTAAGAAAGACTTCAAGGCTTTGGGACAGTCAGTGAAAGAGTCTGGGGGAcaagttattttctcttccctccctccatttTTGGGTGAGGACGGGACAGAATAGAAGGATCCAGTCCATAAATGCTTGGCTATGAGACTGGTGCTACAGGCAGGGCTTTGGGTTCTTTGTTAATGGCTGGTTTTATAAGACACAAAGATGGTCAGAGCGCTGGAGTGCCTATCCTACAAAGAAAGACTATGGGGAGTGGGCTTTTTCAGCCTACAGAATgcttcagggagacctcactgtgacATTTCAGTACTTAGAGCTTATAAAGACTATGGCAAACCCAGCATTTTACATGGTCAGACAGTGACAGGGCAAGGgggaataattttaaattaaaacaaggcAGATTTAGAATAGATGTTAATAGGAAAAGTTTTACTgagtggcacaggctgcccagagaagctgtggataccccatctctggaggtgctcaaggccaggttggatggggccctgggcagcctgagctgctgggtggtgACTGTGTCTGTGAAAGGGAGGTTGAGACTGGATGATCCATATAACACTTCATCCCAGTGAGTTCTGTGATCCAATGATCTTCAGTATTTATCTGAAACAGTGCTTCAGTGATTCTGGAGTCCTAGAGGCTTTGCAGTTGCTCCCAGTTTTGAGTGGAAGGCACTCTCCTCCCTCCTGTGAAACCGTGATCTGCCTGACACTTCTGAAGAATGCTATGTTCAGACTAACCTATATACTACCAAGTTCTGTGAAGCTACAGTGACCATTTCTCAGGTCTGGGCACCCCCATGATGGTTGTCACCAGTTCCTTATACACAACACAAAGCTTCAAAATGCTTGTGTTGGCTCAAGTCCCCATGGGCTGGTTCAGAGCATGTGGTCACTATGTGTCTGGCAGGACAGAGAGCAGCACTTTGGAGgttacacagagaaaggaaagcagcaataCAAACTGTTGCATGGTTCTAACATATCCTTGGGACAAAAAGTGATGAACGTGACTAAGGCATCAAGATATGGCAGGAGAAATAGGCTGTTCTGAAAGTGCCCAAAAAATAACATCACTTTGTACCGAGCTAGCAGACATGCatcagaacagatttttttttgttagtttgcgTCCTCTTTTTGAATCCTGTTCCTAAAACGTCTCCAAATATCCCTGGTGAATGGCATTTATTTCCATTACCCTTCCAGTGAACCTGGGATGCCTTAGTTCTTGCTTGCTCCTGAGCAGCTCTATAGACATGAACTTTCAGAGAGACTTTGTGTGAGTGACACACAGAACTAAAGTGTTGATGTGAaggttgtttgctttctgtggtgTAGGAGCGAGAGACAATAATttgcattgcttctgttttgcctttctgttctttcccacAGAGGGGGACTGGTCCAGAGGGTTGGCAGTAAAGGGATGGGTTGACTCAGAGACAATGtgtgaacaaaacagaagtgaagacTGAGACATTTCTCCTAATCTGTTCCTGAGTTTGGAGTGCAGTCTGTGAAAAAATCCTGGCACTGTGTGGTTTTACTTTTCTCAGCCAAATACTTGGGGGCCGATGCTGGCTTCATCACTTCAGAAAACGTTCTTTGACCTCGAAATCAACACAGAAAAAGTACTACTCCTTCACATGTTCAGCTTCTGCACTCCTCGGAGGATCAGAGAGTCTCAACTTCGGCAGAATGTTTCGGTAGGATGTAGGATGAGGGGAGGCTGTGCAGTGTTGTTAGTATAACCTCCTTTGTCGATATGAGTCTCAAGGGAAAGCAAATCTCAGCTAGCATACACAGAGCAGACGCTGGTCTTGGAAGGACTGTCTCTTCATAAAACATGCAAGataaaaagctctttttttcgCTGGTCTATTTTGTTGGATTCTTAATTAGTAAAAAAATTACAATTTGTGACTTATTAGTGTCAAACGCTTAAGAGATGTTTGTTCTTGTGTTGCTCAGCCTGCACAAATTAATTGCAGTGAAACTGCACTTCCTTAAGCAACGCTGAATTTACATTCCTAGTTCCATTCAAATGTGTCAGTATAGGCCAGAATTTTACCAGTGCATTTGAACCCTGTTTAATTCCAAGCCTTGGAATTCGTTTCAGGTCTCCACAATATAAAAGGGATGTTAAGATATTTGAAACCATCCAGAAAGAGACAACAAAGCAGGTTAGAAAGTGGAAGATGTCCTAGGAGAGCTTAGGACACTTGGGTTGATGCTCTTACACTGACTGGTATAGAGGATGGATGCTATGGGTCTGCAGGAGTTCCTGCACAGAGCATCCAAAGGGAAAGCTGTGAAACAGCTCTGTGTTGGCTCTGGGGCCAGGTGGGATCTCTGTGCAGACAGCATCTCCAGAGCTCCCTGAGAGGCAGAAGTGGGAGAGGATCACCCTTCCAAGTATGGGAGGTTCCCATGGGATTTGGAGtcagcaacagcagcaccaccatcaGGGCTGCTTTTGGGAACACACCGACCGAGCTGCTTCTTGAGCCGTGGTGGGTTTCTAAGCCCCGTGACTGTTGCAATACCTGCCAGCCCTCATGGGATTGCATCCCTCCAGATGCTCATTCCTGTGTCTTCCCCAAAGTGCAGGATCAGCTTCATCACAG
Coding sequences within it:
- the LOC140264460 gene encoding interferon epsilon-like codes for the protein MTFKAIQPITWDLYRKGEAQLLIFIMYTFGLIQIGLILLCTITISSLTCNHLPLQQRKVIESSLQLLDKMGKRFPQQCLREKMSFRFPEQVLKPRQKETVKVAIEEILQHIFYIFSKNLTLAAWDGAALEQFQNGLYQQIEQLEACIIKKQTHYLWSKEVNRLKLKKYFQKIDSFLKEKQHNLCSWEISRAEMRRCLQLTDKVTRKLYN